The proteins below are encoded in one region of Williamsoniiplasma luminosum:
- a CDS encoding CPBP family intramembrane glutamic endopeptidase — protein sequence MDRKSVWEKISIPSSETNTKYPFYFNLYNYKTNGIIFVITGLILPLISLIMFRFIGGMSTPAIDEKTNAQLVTYNFLVSFASTIIGLVFLLIKDKALFFKSGLFIFYGFQLFVPLIGVLLSTFVSLINFGSEWKNIIFLWFQIIAEIIVAIVALYWTTDLKTRIISTFKKDWLKILIVILVGIGLMIGIGQLYGFLVKGTALGEDSQNQSELIGLINNENPTIRITYIISLFVLTILIAPLVEEMAMRHAVYVGCGNRTIALFVSALMFGMIHVNSGDVEHILSYVLSGLVFSTIFSVCRGNVTYTWLTHAGYNAFAFVLLFIN from the coding sequence ATGGATAGAAAATCAGTTTGAGAAAAAATATCAATTCCAAGCTCTGAAACCAATACCAAATACCCATTTTATTTTAATTTATACAATTACAAAACTAATGGAATAATTTTTGTTATCACGGGTTTAATTTTGCCTTTGATTTCATTGATCATGTTCAGATTTATTGGTGGTATGTCAACTCCAGCAATTGATGAAAAAACTAATGCACAACTAGTAACTTATAATTTTTTAGTTTCGTTTGCTTCAACAATTATTGGTTTGGTTTTTCTTTTAATCAAAGATAAAGCACTATTTTTTAAATCTGGATTGTTTATTTTCTATGGTTTCCAATTATTTGTCCCACTTATTGGAGTGCTTTTGAGTACTTTTGTATCACTTATCAATTTTGGGTCAGAATGGAAAAACATTATTTTTCTTTGGTTTCAAATTATTGCTGAAATCATCGTTGCGATTGTCGCTTTGTATTGAACGACTGATTTAAAAACAAGAATTATTAGCACATTTAAAAAAGACTGATTAAAAATCTTGATCGTAATTTTGGTCGGAATTGGTTTGATGATTGGAATCGGGCAGTTGTATGGTTTTTTAGTTAAAGGAACAGCATTAGGTGAAGATTCGCAAAACCAATCAGAGTTGATTGGGTTAATTAATAATGAAAATCCGACTATTAGAATCACTTATATCATTTCTTTATTTGTGCTAACAATTTTAATCGCCCCATTGGTGGAAGAAATGGCGATGAGACATGCTGTTTATGTTGGGTGTGGAAATAGAACCATTGCTTTATTTGTCAGTGCTTTAATGTTTGGAATGATTCATGTTAATTCTGGAGACGTCGAACATATTCTAAGTTATGTTTTATCGGGATTAGTTTTTTCAACCATTTTTAGTGTTTGTCGAGGGAATGTTACATATACTTGATTGACACATGCTGGATATAATGCTTTCGCTTTTGTTCTGCTATTTATAAACTAG